One window from the genome of Epinephelus moara isolate mb chromosome 21, YSFRI_EMoa_1.0, whole genome shotgun sequence encodes:
- the LOC126383185 gene encoding midnolin-like: MEQQQQQQQRGLCSFTPGERAGCGAAVSTGQSTMRLSITSTTGSPVELTVPRGETVEGLRTHISEKLRLQTDRIVLLYRDRQLTAGKLLDLGVADGSKLILVPAIEAGLVCSTARAGRTMMDVLESLTEVQISDFLSGRSPLTINLGIGAHMMYVQLQLSAQNVAALQQHQELRAGSSSELQTSPPPATRMSHPDSRGSTISQTSTPAPDSSDCTPSIRLSAQKHKTFFNSTAPTSHSHTSAPPHRPHPPHSMYTSSPVLSPPSFPSGCPHPSSPPPAATPVCSAAPTGAFPGPRSPAPASTFKESNVHASSSTAELCKKPGAVIESFVSHSPGVFSGTFSGTLAPCSQSAISHPRRGISIILQILNDLLRAAYHHQGAQPTPPHLHCPDSNPAASPLLTPEEPNKAQSKTLATQRPENLSKTPGEDSPPICSSTQENQTLHCKLERLQFLMHQRRLRRRTRRNSQTSHPYQQRHHRP; encoded by the exons atggagcagcagcagcagcagcagcagcggggcCTCTGTAGCTTCACACCGGGCGAGCGGGCAGGCTGCGGGGCTGCGGTCTCCACCGGTCAGTCCACCATGCGTTTATCCATCACCTCGACCACCGGCAGCCCGGTGGAGCTCACTGTCCCCAGAGGAGAGACTGTGGAGGGACTGAGAACACACATATCCGAAAAACTCAGGCTGCAAACAGACAGAATCGTCCTCCTGTACAGAGACAG GCAGCTGACTGCAGGCAAACTGTTGGACCTGGGTGTAGCAGATGGGAGCAAGCTGATCCTGGTCCCTGCTATTGAAGCTGGTTTAGTG TGCTCCACTGCCAGAGCAGGGAGGACAATGATGGACGTCTTGGAAAGTTTAACAGAAGTCCAG AtcagtgacttcctgtctgGGCGCTCGCCTCTCACCATTAACCTGGGAATTGGTGCCCACATGATGTATGTGCAGCTCCAGCTGTCCGCACAGAACGTGGCGGCATTGCAGCAGCACCAGGAGCTGAGAGCTGGGAGCAGCAGCGAGCTTCAAACCAGTCCGCCCCCTGCTACCAGGATGAGCCACCCTGACTCCAGGGGATCCACCATTTCCCAAACCTCTACTCCGGCCCCGGACTCATCAGACTGCACACCCTCGATCCGACTGAGCGCTCAAAAGCACAAAACTTTCTTCAACTCAACAGCTCCCACCTCCCACTCACACACCTCTGCCCCTCCACACCGACCCCATCCTCCCCACTCTATGTACACGTCCTCTCCTGTTCTTTCACCCCCTTCCTTTCCTTCTGGTTGTCCACATCCCAGCTCCCCACCACCAGCAGCCACACCAGTCTGTTCAGCTGCTCCCACCGGTGCCTTTCCTGGTCCCCGGAGTCCAGCACCAGCTTCAACCTTCAAAGAG AGTAATGTTCATGCCTCGTCGTCTACTGCAGAGCTGTGCAAGAAGCCAGGAGCGGTCATAGAGAGTTTTGTGAGCCACTCGCCAGGCGTCTTCTCTGGGACTTTTTCTG GCACTCTGGCCCCCTGCAGTCAGAGCGCCATCAGCCATCCTCGACGTGGCATTAGCATCATTCTCCAGATCCTCAACGACCTCCTCAGAGCCGCCTACCACCACCAGGGGGCTCAACCTACCCCTCCCCATCTCCACTGTCCTGACTCGAACCCTGCAGCCAGCCCACTGCTCACACCAGAGGAGCCGAACAAAGCACAAAGCAAAACTCTTGCAACCCAGAGGCCAGAAAACCTCAGTAAAACTCCAG GTGAGGACAGTCCCCCCATCTGCTCATCCACACAGGAAAATCAAACTTTACACTGTAAGCTAGAGCGCCTGCAGTTTTTGATGCATCAGAGGCGTCTTCGCAGGCGGACTCGCAGGAACTCCCAAACTTCTCACCCCTACCAGCAGCGTCACCATCGTCCCTAG